The following is a genomic window from Deltaproteobacteria bacterium.
TGAGGTTATAGAGGTTTGAGCCTATGAAAATATCACAGGGTAAAAGGGACCCGCCCTTCGGGGCGGTCCCGCCTGCGGACTCCGCAGGCCTGGTCAAACAACAGAGTGTTACTTTCGACGAACCCGATCACGTTCTTCGGCTGGAGTCCGGGGACACGTTGTCCCCCATAACAGTAGCCTACGAGACCTATGGTACACTTTCCCCAAAAAGGGATAATGCCGTCATGGTCTGCCACGCCCTGTCGGGCGATGCCCACGCGGCCGGCTACCATGGGACAGGTGAGAGTGAAAAGCCCGGCTGGTGGGACATTCTCATCGGACCAGGTAAACCGTTGGACACAGAGCGGTACTTTGTCATCAGCAGTAACTTTCTCGGAAGCTGCTACGGTACCACCGGACCAACCAGCATCAATCCTGATACATCCCAAAGCTATGGACTCAGCTTTCCCTTCTTTACCATCACGGACATGGTGGAGGTGCAGAGGTGGCTTCTGGACCACTTGGGTGTTGATCGTCTGTTGGCGGTCCTTGGCGGCTCGATGGGCGGCATGCAGGCGCTCCAATGGGCCATCAGTTATCCGGATCGGGTTGCGGGAACCATACCCATAGCCACGACGGCCAGGATGTCGGCCCAGGGAATCGCGTTTAACGATGTGGGAAGGCAGGCCATTCTCAGTGATTCCAAGTTCCTGGCCGGGAAATATCGGGATGACGATCCCCCATCCACCGGCCTGGCGCTGGCAAGAATGATAGGACACATAACCTATCTGTCCGAGGATTCCATGAACCGTAAGTTCGGCCGCAGGTTCGTCAACGGCAACAGGAAGAGTTTCTCGTTT
Proteins encoded in this region:
- a CDS encoding homoserine O-acetyltransferase, whose protein sequence is MKISQGKRDPPFGAVPPADSAGLVKQQSVTFDEPDHVLRLESGDTLSPITVAYETYGTLSPKRDNAVMVCHALSGDAHAAGYHGTGESEKPGWWDILIGPGKPLDTERYFVISSNFLGSCYGTTGPTSINPDTSQSYGLSFPFFTITDMVEVQRWLLDHLGVDRLLAVLGGSMGGMQALQWAISYPDRVAGTIPIATTARMSAQGIAFNDVGRQAILSDSKFLAGKYRDDDPPSTGLALARMIGHITYLSEDSMNRKFGRRFVNGNRKSFSFSKDFQVESYLHYQGDKFVQRFDANTYLYISRAMDYFDLVADHGSLENAFSGCRSSFLVISFTTDWLFPPSQSREIVRALRRVGKDVSYCNMESDQGHDSFLLPGHRMGDLVAGFLRRLSEENRS